The uncultured Carboxylicivirga sp. genomic interval TTACTTTCTCACCAACCTCAAGAATTTCTTTTTCATTGTTGTGTAGTTTGATAATCTTCTGGGCTTTTGATTGGGTAAAAAAAAGAGCCGTCAGAATCAGAAATAGTAACCTTTTTAAGTGAACCATTGATTATGCGTTTTTCTTCTTACTTATCAATTTGTGTTTTTATGCATATGTTAAAAATAATGGATGATACTTTCTTCCCTAACTGACCAATTCTTTTCTCATGATTTATTATCGTTAAAACTCCATTAAGTTATTCTCGTGATTGCTTCCGGTTGTTTGAGAAAAGCATAAAGAAAAACTAATAGTGTTTGGATATTGTGGCACTTCAATCTATTGTGTTAACCAAAATTAAAAATTTTGATTATTTGATATTTTTGATTTTAGATATTTGATTTTTGATTTCGAACCAGATATGATATAATGGAAGTAATATTTCAAATTAAATAGTATTTAATTAAATGTAAACAACTTTCTATTTAGGATCTTCATTAATTAGTTTTGGTAGCTTCAAAAATCCACCTTTTAAATCATCTTATTAATACAATTTGAATATTAGAATTTAAATCGAACTCAGGTTAATAGAACAATACAAAACAGAAACTCGGAGTTTCTGAATTTTACGATGACAAAAGGGAAAACCGGAAGAAAGGATAAAGTTTTCTTCCGGTTTTTGTCCTGAATATACAGGATACTATTAGGGTAGATTAATTACTAAATCCAGGATAAAGATCATTACTAGTGAATCCGGGAGTTTGCTCCAATACTCCATTTGACAGATCGATTTGCCTCTGAGGAATAGGGAAGAAACCTTTGGTTTCATCATAACGAGCACTATAACCTTTGCTATTAAGCCCATTAAATACATCAGGATTTCCAAAGTTATAAACTGGTGTTCCAATCTGAGATTCAAGGGCAGTTTTGGTGAAGTCTGCACCCCAACGACGCATATCGTTCCAACGCAAACCTTCAAAAGCAAGCTCATGATGACGCTCCTTTTGAATATTTTCCAATGAATATGATACAGGATCAAGGCCAACACGGTCACGCACCTCATTCATATATGACGCATCTTCTGTTAACTCAGACATCATCAGCAACACATCGGCAAAACGGATGAAAATTAAATCATCACCATGTGATAGCTGATTATTGTCTTGATTACCGTACATTATGACGCTGTAATCATTCTTTATTGAGCCATCAGAAGCTTTAGCAGTGACACCATTGTATTTCTTACCCCAATAATTACTTTCCATCACAAAATCCCATTGACCTTTTGCGTAATTAGGAAGCTCTGATTCAATATCAATTACAGAAGCCCAAAGACGGATGTCGTTAGGTTCATCAATCTGCCATTGATCAATAATATGTTTAGGAATAGAGTTACCCTGTCCCCAACCTCCTGCAAAAGGAAATGTATTAGCTACCGATTGCAATCCTCGCAATGCGAAGAACAATTGAAAAGTATTACTATAACCTCGTCGAATATCCCAATTGGCAAAGTTCGAAAACTTAAGCGCAAATACAGTCTCTGGGCTTACCGCACCATTATCAGCGGCATACAGAAGCTCTTTGCCTGTTTGCTCCATATAATCGGTCATGTAAGGATAATCATTAATTGTCAACGAATTTGTATAAGGCCAAAGCTCGTGATAATCCTCAACCAAATAATGTCCACTGGCACTGATGCATTCTCCCAACCAAGAAGTAACTTCAGCCTTAGTAACACCAGGGAGTGAAGCCTCTTGGTAAAAACCGGTATAAAAAAGCCACACACGGGCCATCAAGGCCTGTGCTGCCCAAACAGTGACACGACCTTCCTCTGTTGAAGAATACGGTATTTTAGGTAAGAGTTCAATGGCTGTTTTTAAGTCTAAAGTTATTTGCCCGTAAATCTCTTCCGTACTCGCAGCGGGCAAATTAGCTTCTTCCGTGGTTATTTTTAGCGGCACATTCCCAAAAAGAGTCGCCAAACGGTAGAAAAAGAAAGCTCTTAAGAAATGGGCTTCTCCCTTGTATTGGTTTTTAAGCTCTGGACTCACAACCATGTCACTGAGCAGATCCATATTTTCAAGGGCAAAATTTGCGCGGTGAATTCCTTCGTAAGTTACTTCCCATGTATGAGACAACATTTCAGGATCTGAATACATCATGGCTTCGTATGATTGAGCCTTAATGTCGTTTACGCCACCACCGCCCAATTTCTCGTCACTGGCAACTTCACAAACAAACAAGTAACTCTGATCTACGTTACGCTGTTCGTTATTCATGGTGGTATAAATACCTGCCATCATTTGTTTGGCATCATCTGCTGTCTGCGGAAAGTTTTCCGAGGTTTTTTGAGTGAGCGGCTCCACATTAAGAAAATCCTCTGAGCAGCTACCCAACATTGCAGCAGCAATGATTAAATATGCTATTTTTTTCATAATCATCTCAAATAAGTTTATTAGAATTTCAAATTAAATCCCACCATATAAGTTTTGGGAGCAGGATAAAAACCAAGATCGATACCTTGCACAAAACCTTGTCCATCACCATAACCAACTTCAGGATCTAGGCCGGAATAGTCAGTAAATGTAAATAAGTTACGTCCTGCAACAAATATGCGAGCTTGCGACAATGGCATTTCAGGCAACAATTTTTTAAAGTCATAACCAAGGGTAATATTCTGAATTTTAACAAAGTCACCATCTTCAATGTATAACTCTGATATATTCAAACGGTTGGTTCCATTACCTGGAGTCATGCGAGGAATTTTATTTGAAGTTCCTTCTCCGTGCCAACGACCCAAAATGTCGGTTGTATAGTTATGGAACTCGTTGTCACCAAATGAACGATACGACTTCAATATTTGATGGCCAAATGCACCATTACCACTTAATGAGAAATCGAATCCTTTGTAGGCGAAGTTAACACTAAAACCAATTCTAACATCCGGATGAGGATTACCAATCATGGTTTTATCTTCTGCGGTGACTTCACCGTCACCATTGACATCAGAGAAAATAACATCCCCGGGCTCAGGATTTGCCTGTAGGAAGCCATGAGTCCAGTCCGCAATTTGCTGTTCATTCTGGAAAATACCTTCTGTTTTGTATCCGTAGAAATAGCCTGCAGGCATTCCATTTTCAACTCGCCAAACCGGGTCAGTACCTTGTGAAATAACACTTGGATCACTTGCCAAAAAACCAGTATTGTCACCAAATTTAGTAACTGTATTTGTATTTTTGGATATATTGAATTGGGCACCATAAGTGAATTCGCCCACATTGTCATTCCAGCGCAATGCCAGTTCAAATCCTTTGTTTTCGATATCGCCAGCATTGGCAAAAGCAGCCACGGGTCCCATTATATCTGAAATGTTCGGACGAACCAACCAATCCTTGGTGGTCTTGATATAATAATCGAACGAACCCTGAAGTCTTGAGTTTAAGAAATGGACATCCATACCAATATCCAACTGCTCAGAAGTTTCCCAAGTAATGTTAGGATTTGGTAGTACTGCAGGATAACCACCTAATTGCATTTTAGATCGATCATTTCCAAATCTGTAATTATTTTCAGCGTCAAACCCAATAAGGCTTAAAAACTGGTAGGAATCAACATTCTGATTACCGTTTTGTCCCCAACTGGCTCTTAACTTCAAGAAATCAACTACTTCATTGTCGGCCATAAAACTTTCTTCGGTCATTACCCAACCGCCAGAAACAGATGGAAAATATCCCCAACGTTTGCCTTGAGGAAAATTATGAGATCCGTCAGCACGCATCACCAAAGTAAGCAGATACTTTTCGTTGAAGTCATAATTGACCCTTCCAAAGTAGGAAGCGAGAGCCCCTCTTCCATTAGGAGCACCGCCAATACTCGTTATACCTGATGTTAACCCATCGGTATTGTCAAGATAAGCGTAATCATAACCAATAAAAGTAGGATTGGCATTGGTCGCATTCATATTGCTGCCATATCCCCATTTTTCCGCAGATTGTCCAACTAAAAAATCAAATGAATGTAGATTCAATTTAAAATTATAATTCAATGTATTTTCAAGAGTCCAACGGTATCCACTGCCTGCATTTTGAGTAATCCGACCGGGGGTCATAAATGCATCCCCAGCCAAAAAATATTCAGGTTGGTAGCTCCGGTAAGAATCCGCATGCATTCTGTAACCAAAGTTAGTTTTCCAAATCAACCCTTTTATCGGTTGAATTTGTAGATAGGCATTACTATTGAGGTTGTAATTTATGGTCTCATTTTGACCTCGATTTAAATCCATCAAAGCCAATGGGTTATATATTCGAGACGATAATGCTTCAAGACCTGAAGCCTGAACATCTGCTCTTGCATAATACTCGCCTTCGTCATTACATACAGGCACCAAAGGACTTCCTGTCATCATGTTACGAATGTCGTTGGAATACATCCCGCCAATGGCAATTCCACTTCTTTCGCGATAACTGTAATTTAATGTCTGACCTACTTTAACAATGTCCAATCCGTCTTTCTCATATAAAATATGGTCGCTGTTCAAACGCAAGGTATATCTATCGCTTTTTGGTTGAACGGGTTTTCCCAAAGTACCTTCTTGTGACGAATAAGAAAATCCCATTGCGAACACTGAGTTTTCAGATCCTCCGGTAATGTTAATAGAATGGTTTTGGATGGGAGCATTCTTATTCTCGATTTCTTTCACCCAGTCAGTTCCTTGCCATCCATTTTGAATATCCTGGTATAAACCGGGAATGATGGAAGCGAAATCAAGGGGATCCTTTCCTGAAACCACACGCTCCTCGTTGTAAATATCCATAAACTGCTGAGCATTCAATAAATCAGGCATTTTATAAACATTTTGCACACCATAAAATCCATCATATGTCACCAAAGTACGTCCTTTTTTACCACTCTTGGTGGTTACCAAAATAACACCGTTGGCAGCCCTGGAACCATAGATGGCAGCTGAAGCCGCATCCTTTAATACGTCGATCGATTCGATATCCGAAGGGTTAAGGGTATTGATATCACCACCAGCAACACCGTCAATCACATAAAGCGGATTTGAATCACCAATAGTACCCAAACCGCGAATATTCACTTTAAAACCTTCCCCTGGCATACCCGATCCTTGAGTAATGTTCACCCCTGGAGACATCGTCTGAATAGCATCTAATGCCTGAGTCGAATTCTGACGTTGTAAATCATCCGATCCAAGGGAAAGGTTGGCTCCTGTCACCAGTTTCTTCTTTTGTACACCATATCCAACAACCACCACTTCGTCCAGGTCGGCCATGTCAGGTATCATGTTAACGTTAACGGTAGTTTGAGTGCCAACTGTGATTTCTTGAGTTTTCATTCCAATAAAAGAGAATACTAATATGGCATCGTCTCCTGGAATTGTTATTAAATAATTTCCATCCATATCGGTAATAATTCCGTTGGAGGTTCCTTTCTCTAGAACTGTTACCCCGGGAATGGGCATGTTCTCATTGTCGTAAACAGTACCGCTCACCTTTTTTTGGGCAAATGCAGTAAAGCCTACAAACAAAAAAAGAAGCAAAATGAGATTTCTTTTTTTCATAGAATTTTGGCTTTAATTATTAAGTAATGATTTGTCAATTATTATTAACAATTGTTAATTTAAATCGCAAAGTATACTATTCTCCTGTTGTTTAGTTTTAATATTCGATATAATTATTAAGATTTTAGATATTTGAGCTCTAACATTATTAGATAGATTCTAGGAAGAATATCTTAAAAATAGGACACTGAAAGCCTACATATGTAACGAAGTGTTATTTGCATTAAATATATATCGAGGAATGACTGTGTTTTATAAAATGAGAGCTGAGATAAGAAAAAGAGAAACAGTAAAAATAAGATAGACGAAATTTACGAATTTATAAGTCTTAATAATTAAGACATCAAATTTTCAACATTTAACACCATATTCAATGGTGAGTCATTTTAATTAATTACAAAGTTATTAGCTATTTATAATTTCATTAAAACATGTATCATTCAGACTTTTTTCACTTATTGTACACTTGACGTGGTCAATATACTGAATCTGTAAAATATTTATAAACTTTTAAGTTTCCCTTCTCCCCCAAATGAATAAGGCTGTCTTTAAGAAAATGGACAGCCTTATTATTAAATGAAAATAAAAATTAAGATTAGGTTTCTAAAACTTCTATAAGTAAATCTGACTTAGTTCAAAATCCTTTTTTTCCATGAAATACCGGGATGATTGAATTCCAAGGCTGATATCTGGTATTGAAATTCAATAAGCATTCTCAGAAAAAAATATGGTTATACATAAAAGATAATGTTTAAACAATGTCATTCATACACAAAAATAGATAATCAAACTATTTGAAAAATATCTTAAAAACAACGGCAATATCATTGGGACAATTCTCTGGTTTACGAATAACGAGAGAATCATTCGTTTGACTCCATGTGAGTTTTTCATCGATGCCCAACATCTCAATCTTTTTTATTTTCTGTTTTACATTTTCCTTGGCTAATGAAGTAATGACTATATCTTCTGTTGGGATTCCAAGAATTGTTGCATACAGAATTTTTCCTTTCTGATTAAACCTTATATCTTTTGCAGAAAATTTAATTTTTCCTTCATTAAATCCCTGGGCATTAATTGGATTATCCTGATCAGCTACTGGTCCTTCTCCAAATTTTTTCCATGGGCGGGTATCGTAAATGCTTTCTTTGTTGATATCCATCCAGTCAGCAATACCTTCAAGTATTTCAATTTCTTTTTCATCAATGGTACCATCGCCACGAACAGGAATATTTAAAAGCAAATTTCCGTTTTTACTGACAATATCAACTAACATGTGAATAACTGTTTTTGCTGATTTGTACCAGTTATGATCGTATGTTGACCTGTTATAATGCCAATCACCAATACAGGTACATGTTTGCCAGGCATCAGCCTGTATCTTATCGGGTGCTCCCCTTTCCACATCCCATATCATACATTTTTTCTGGTCATCGGTCAGTACTTTTCCAAACAAAACGGCTTCAAGATTCCCATCGTGAGTAGCCATATTGTGATTGTAATAATGGGCCGCAATTTGAAGTCCTGCATCACTGATCGGATAAAGAGGAAGTGCTGTATCATCGAAGTATAACAAATCAGGGTTATACTGATTAATCAGGTCCATAGTACGGTTATAAAATTTGTCACAATAATCCTGAGAAGGAATAGAAGCCTCATTTCTCCATGCCCATTGACTATGAATACGACCTACATCTTCACTGCCTTTACTTAAAGGATGATTTTGAGAATACAATTCCTGAGGATCCAATCCTTCCCACCAGGTTCCTTTCCCATCTTGTTTTGTAAGCTTACCATCATAAGATATGCCTTCCCACTTTCCTTTTTTATCCGAACGCTGAGATGTTTCCATCCACGTCCAGGCATGTGCAGCATGAACACTTAATCCCAGAGGAAGATCATATTTTTTAGCTGCTTTGGCCCATTCACTAATAATATCCTGTTTGGGACCAACACGCGTTGTATTCCATTCCTGATATTTACTATTCCACATATCCAGGTTATCGTGGTGATTAGCCATTGCAAAGAAATATTGAGCCCCTGCGCGTTTGTAAAGAGCCACTAATTTTTCAGGGTCCCAATTTTCGGCTTTCCAGTCGTGAATAACCTCTTTAAATCCAACTTTTGAGGGATGCCCATAGTTCTCTAAATGCCAATTATATTGTCTACTACCTTCATCATACATAAATCGGGCATACCAGTCGCCTTGCTCCGGTTGACATTGTGGTCCCCAATGTGCCCATATACCAAATTTGGCATTTCGAAACCATTCAGGCACCTCGTATTGCTGTAACGATTCCCAAGTTGGCTCAAATTTACCAGTCTTAATCGGCTCATTAACTGTATTTACAAGCACCTGATTATCCGACTGTGCCATTAGATTCAAATTAAGTAGAACAGCTATAATTATTAACCCTATATTTTTCATATTTATGACTTTAACTTTAGTTCAATAAAAGAACCTGATAACTAACAAAAAAGAAATGAGTATTTTATTGCATTATACATTTGATATTTAAATACATAAACTCAGTTCTAATGGAAGGTAAAATTATTGATATTTACTATTTAGTTGATAAATTTTGTAAAAAATTTCAACAATCCCCAAAAGACATATTCTAATCTAAAGCTCTTCAATAAAATGAAGAAATTAAAGTTTAAGATTAAACTAATAATGATAATTAATATCAAATTTGACATTAAACTATAGTACTTTATAAACGCCAATTACAACATATGGCTCTTCGTCTGGCTCTATTTGCGGGATTTCGAGGGTTCCTATAAAGACAGCATGGTTTAAATAGTCGTAAATACTTTCAGAAGGAGCTTCAATATCAACCACAGATTTCACATAAAAACCACCTTCATCATCTTTGGCTGGCGTATGCATTAAGGCTTTGTTTGCAATGCGAATAATTATACCATCTTCAGTTTGAAGCAAATATCGCGCGTTAAGTTCTGTATCACCATCAGGACGTACTAGCTGCCAGTCTTCACCATAAGGAAAACTTCGCCGTTAATATTTGGCCCTCTAAATGTACCACCGATAATGGGAATCATATGCCTTGAACCTCGTTTACTCTCTCCAACATTAATCGTTTTTCCGATCTTGACCTTAGCCTTCCACATCAGTTCCATTTTAAAATCGAGATAAATGCTATCTCCTTTTTCCGTTTCAGGACTTTGGGCAAAAGTATTCCTGGAAATGAATAAGAATAGCAGAATTACAGCTACTACTATACTATTTAGTTTAGAGGTCGAGTTCATATTATTAATCTGAATGTATTAAAATGAAAGACATTAGCCTTCGCAAATACCTAAAACAATGTAATTTCAATCAACCTGAAACATGTTCAGGCTGATTGAAATACTGCAGAAAATTGATATTTTTTAGTTTTATCTTATTACAATTTGACGACAACTTCTTCACCTGAATAATGTACTACTTTATTCAATGTGCCAACATTTTTGTCTTTAGATGCAAATACAATGTTGAATGTCCTTTCTGTGATCATGCCAGGGAATTCACCCTTGCGTTCACCAATGGTTAATGTTTTCTCGACATCATTCCACTCAAAAGGAATAGTTGAATATACCCCTTTTTCGTAGTTATAATTATCTTTTTCGTCTTCATATAAAGTAAAATCACCATCGGTACCTGCATAAATGCGGATTTCTAAATTATCCCAATTCGTCTCGGTTGCGTATTGAACTTTCGGACCAATAGGGAGAATACTTCCGGCTTTTACATACAACGGTATTGTTTTTATAGTGGTTTCTTTTGAAATTTCCTGACCTCCATCAAACTTTTCATTTGTCCAGAAATCATACCAGGTTGTTCCTTTCGGTAGATAAACAGTGGAGGATTTCGTTTTTGTAAAATCAACTACCGGATACCCCTCTTTAGTTCTTGCACCTCCTTTGTTCCAACCTGTTGCTTCATCAACCTTCACTATTTTCTCAGGAGTATAATGGGCTGACAGCACCGGTGCTACAAGAAGGGACTGGCCAAACATATACTCGTTGTTCATGTCCCATATTTTCTTATCTGACGGAAAATCCATTACTAAAGCACGCATAAAACTGTTATTGGCATCGGTAACATTCCACGAAGTAGTATAAATATATGGCAGCAATAAATAACGCAGGTTGATGGCACTTGCAATGGCATCGTATATTGGCTCGCCTTGTTTACCAAAATAGTAGATCTCCCTTTTCATTTCGGTTCCGTGCGAACGCATCATTGGGGTAAATACCCCATATTGCATCCAGCGTACATACAACTCTTGGAATAGTGGATTTTTCGAAGCTGTTCCGTCATTCCACGATTTATTGTAAGCACCTGCAAAAAAACCACCGATATCGGTATTGAAATTCGGATTTCCGGTCAGGGTAAAATTCAGTCCGGCCGGAACTTGATTCCGCAAGGCATCCCATGAGGAGCCCAGGTCTCCAGACCAAACATTACAACCATAGCGTTGTTGACCTGCAAAACCAGAACGTGTTAAAATAAATACCCTTTTATCAGAAGAGGCTTTGCGCTGATGATCGTAAACACCTCCAACAGTTGCAAGTGGGAATGCATTCCGAACTTTGCGGAAAGAGCCCAAATAGGTTTTATTATCGAAATCTTCCGGTTTAACATCCATGTGGTCTGGTTCTGTCGAATCCATCCACCAACCATCAATTCCCAACGAGAAAAGCCCTTCACTCAAATATTTCCAATAAATATCCCGGGCCTCGGGATTATAAGGATCGTAGACCTGCACTCCTGATGGATAATTCATATCCGGAGGCCAACCTTCTTTCCCTGATTGTGGCCATGTTTGAAAATCCATTAACATGTCCTTATCCTTCAAAATTTTATATTGTGGAGTTTTGGGACCAAAAGATGACCAGATTGAAATAATCATGTGTGCATTCAAATTATGAACATCATCGACAAATTTTTGAGGATCTGGAAACCCCGGATTTTTAAAAGACATGCCATTCCAGTGGTAATTATCACCCCAATACTGCCAGTCCTGAATAATACCGTCTAACGGAACACCTAATTCACGGTATTTTTTAACTACTCCAACAGTTTCTTCCTGAGTTTTGTAACGCTCGCGACTTTGCCAAAAACCATAAGTCCAAAGAGGAAACATAGGTACTTTTCCGGTCAGGTTGCGCATTTCAGCAACCACTCCATCAGCATTTCCGCCATACATAAAATAATAATCGATACAATCGCCAACTTCTGAAGCGAATTCGGTACCCGATTCATCATCCGTAAAATCAGTTGGTGAATAGTTATCCCAAAATAGACCGTACCCTCTTACCGATTGAAAAAATGTAGAAAAATCCCAGGTGTTATTCTGAACCATGTGTACTTGTTGGTTGCGTTGAGACATCATCCCATTTTGAAGGATTCCAAGCCCGTAGATTGCCTCGTCTGGGGCGAGGATAAACGATTGCTTAACGGAATATGTTTCATTGCCAGCATCGTTAAATGGCGTGAAAGTTGCACTTGCAGCTTTTTCCAGAAGAAGAGTATCACCATTTGATCCCAGATAGGATATGCCCCCTGTTTGGGTATCGATCTGTACCATTAATCGTTCGCTTTCCAACAAAATATGTATACCTGATTCTTTTACCTTAAAAGGCACATTTTCTGGCTCTTTAACTACTGAAAGACTTTTCTTTTCAAAAGATTCCCCTAACAGAGATTTGGTGACCCGAACAATGTCAGCTGTATAAAAGTTTACTTCAACTACTATCGAATCAATAGTTGTCTTTATACCAGTTTCTGTCTTGATATACGATTGTGGAGTACAACCTATACCAATCAGAAGAACCAGAATCAGCATTGAGTTAATTACTTTCATATTGTATGAATTAGAATTTTTATTGTAAAGTTCTATTTTTTAATTCTCCACTATTGTATACAAAACAATACTTACCACCAACTTTGGTATCAAACCCTATTGTTTTTCCATCATATTTTAAGGAGCATCTATTACCTATTTTAGATAAAACTTCCACTTCTGACAATTTACCTTCTTTCCACTTCATTGAAATTTCGAAGCCTCCTCGGGCACAAAGCCCTGAAACTGTTCCTTCAGACCATACATCCGGTATAGCTGGCAATAAAAGGATCCGTTCTTCATTTGATTGCATTAACATTTCAATCACCCCCGCAGTACCACCAAAATTTCCATCTATTTGAAAAGGAGGGTGAGCATCCAATAAATTGGGGTAAGTTCCACCTCCCCCGCCATAATTTACGTTTTCGGCACCATGAGGGGGTACATATGTCAATAATTCACGGTATAGTTTATAAGCTCTGTTCCCATCCCAAAGTCTGGCCCAAAGGTTAATACGCCAACCTTTTGACCATCCGGTAGTTTCGTCACCTTTTATTTCAAGTGATGTTCGGCAAGCTTCAGCTAAATCCGGTTCAGTTAACGGAGTAATGTGATTTCCGGGATGCAATCCAAATAAGTGTGTCTGGTGACGATGCTGAGGTTCTGCATCTTCCCAATCGTGATACCACTCCTGAAGATTGCCCTTTTTTCCAATCTGATAAGGGTATAATTTGCTTAGGGCACTACTCATACTATCTCTCAAGGAAGCATCAATATTAAGTATTTGAGAAGCCTTGATTGTTTGTCCAAAACATTCGCGTATCATAGCCAAATCACAAGTTGCCCCGTAAAGTGTCGCACCTTTGAAACCATCTGAGGTAATATAGGTATTCTCGGGTGATGTTGATGGTGAAGTGATAAGATTTCCATTTTTATCCTCTACTAACCAATTAAGACAAAATTTGGCTGCTCCCTTCATTAGAGGATAAGCATAACTACTTAGAAATTCTTTATCGCCAGAATACAAATAGTGATCCCAAAGATGAGTAACAACCCACGTTCCACTCATATTCCAACATGCCCACATTGGATCTCCGTAACCAAAATCTCCAACCGGATTACTCATTGCCCAAATATCGGAGTTATGGCAGGCTGCCCAGCCCTTATCAACCCCGTAAAATGTTTGAGCGGTAACTCTACCTGTTTCAGCCAGATTACCAATAAAATTTAAAAATGGCTGATGCATTTCTGAAAGATTTGCGGACTCAGCTAACCAGTAATTTTCTTCCACGTTGATATTCATGGTATAATTACTGCTCCATGGCGGACGAAGATATGGATTCCAAATTCCTTGCAGGTTAGCCGGAACCTGTTCGGTACGAGAGCTGGAAATAAGCAAATAGCGCCCATATTGAAAATACAAAACTTCCAAACCCTTATCTTCTGCTCCCTCTGTATATTTGATTAAACGTTGATCTGTAGTCAACTCAGGGCTATTATAATCGCCTAGCTCCAGTTTAACCCTGTTAAAAAACGATTGATAATCCTTTATATGATCTGATTTTATGGCTTTATAATTTTTCTTTGTCGCCTGATCCATTAATTGTTCAGCAATAGTCTGGTTATCCAATCCCTGGCTGGCAGGATTCTTATCAAAACCATTAAAGCTTGTAGCGGTACAAATGTGCAAGATAACCTCATTGGCCTCATTAACCTGAATACAACTATCACTTACAATAACCTCACCACCTTCGTTCATAACGTTGAAATGAGCAGAAAACCTTGTACCACGTTTTTCGTCAAAACGAACCGGATTATCGCTGCCCCAATAACTTGGTACAGTATGATACGGAGCATATCCAGACACTTCTAATGTATTTTCATTAGCCACACTTTTAAATTTTAACTGGCTATCAAATTTCAGATTAAAATTTAGCGCATTTTTCTTATCAGCGGATAGCTTTATTACCATCACCTTATCAGGATTGGACACCATATATTCGCGATGATATGTTACCCCATCACTCTTGTAATTAACTTTTGCAACAGCATTGCTAATATCTAATTCCCGATAATAATCTTCAAAGTCTTTTTGGTTATTAAATTCGAGGTACATGGTACCAAGTGGAGCATACGATTGGGAGAATTTACCTTGGATTTTTTTATTCAGTTGTTCGGCTAATATATAGTCTTCGTTTTCTAATGCTTCTCTGATAACGGGAATATTTTTAAAGGCTCTGGGATTCATATATCTATCCACGGGTTCTCCACTCCACAAAGTGGCATCGTTAAGATGAATCTTATCAGTATGAACCCCACCAAATACAGTTGCGCCTGTTTTGCCATTACCTATAACTAAAGCCTCTTCGAAGTGAACTGCGGGCTTATCGTACCATAGTTTTAAACAGTTATCAATGTTTGAACTATTGCAACCAATCAATAGTATAGTGACTAAGATATTGAGTAAGATCCTTTTCATACATTATATTTTTTGAAGCCATTGAATTCCAATCAAATAATTCAGAGCAATTAGTTTTAAAACTGT includes:
- a CDS encoding RagB/SusD family nutrient uptake outer membrane protein codes for the protein MKKIAYLIIAAAMLGSCSEDFLNVEPLTQKTSENFPQTADDAKQMMAGIYTTMNNEQRNVDQSYLFVCEVASDEKLGGGGVNDIKAQSYEAMMYSDPEMLSHTWEVTYEGIHRANFALENMDLLSDMVVSPELKNQYKGEAHFLRAFFFYRLATLFGNVPLKITTEEANLPAASTEEIYGQITLDLKTAIELLPKIPYSSTEEGRVTVWAAQALMARVWLFYTGFYQEASLPGVTKAEVTSWLGECISASGHYLVEDYHELWPYTNSLTINDYPYMTDYMEQTGKELLYAADNGAVSPETVFALKFSNFANWDIRRGYSNTFQLFFALRGLQSVANTFPFAGGWGQGNSIPKHIIDQWQIDEPNDIRLWASVIDIESELPNYAKGQWDFVMESNYWGKKYNGVTAKASDGSIKNDYSVIMYGNQDNNQLSHGDDLIFIRFADVLLMMSELTEDASYMNEVRDRVGLDPVSYSLENIQKERHHELAFEGLRWNDMRRWGADFTKTALESQIGTPVYNFGNPDVFNGLNSKGYSARYDETKGFFPIPQRQIDLSNGVLEQTPGFTSNDLYPGFSN
- a CDS encoding TonB-dependent receptor, giving the protein MKKRNLILLLFLFVGFTAFAQKKVSGTVYDNENMPIPGVTVLEKGTSNGIITDMDGNYLITIPGDDAILVFSFIGMKTQEITVGTQTTVNVNMIPDMADLDEVVVVGYGVQKKKLVTGANLSLGSDDLQRQNSTQALDAIQTMSPGVNITQGSGMPGEGFKVNIRGLGTIGDSNPLYVIDGVAGGDINTLNPSDIESIDVLKDAASAAIYGSRAANGVILVTTKSGKKGRTLVTYDGFYGVQNVYKMPDLLNAQQFMDIYNEERVVSGKDPLDFASIIPGLYQDIQNGWQGTDWVKEIENKNAPIQNHSINITGGSENSVFAMGFSYSSQEGTLGKPVQPKSDRYTLRLNSDHILYEKDGLDIVKVGQTLNYSYRERSGIAIGGMYSNDIRNMMTGSPLVPVCNDEGEYYARADVQASGLEALSSRIYNPLALMDLNRGQNETINYNLNSNAYLQIQPIKGLIWKTNFGYRMHADSYRSYQPEYFLAGDAFMTPGRITQNAGSGYRWTLENTLNYNFKLNLHSFDFLVGQSAEKWGYGSNMNATNANPTFIGYDYAYLDNTDGLTSGITSIGGAPNGRGALASYFGRVNYDFNEKYLLTLVMRADGSHNFPQGKRWGYFPSVSGGWVMTEESFMADNEVVDFLKLRASWGQNGNQNVDSYQFLSLIGFDAENNYRFGNDRSKMQLGGYPAVLPNPNITWETSEQLDIGMDVHFLNSRLQGSFDYYIKTTKDWLVRPNISDIMGPVAAFANAGDIENKGFELALRWNDNVGEFTYGAQFNISKNTNTVTKFGDNTGFLASDPSVISQGTDPVWRVENGMPAGYFYGYKTEGIFQNEQQIADWTHGFLQANPEPGDVIFSDVNGDGEVTAEDKTMIGNPHPDVRIGFSVNFAYKGFDFSLSGNGAFGHQILKSYRSFGDNEFHNYTTDILGRWHGEGTSNKIPRMTPGNGTNRLNISELYIEDGDFVKIQNITLGYDFKKLLPEMPLSQARIFVAGRNLFTFTDYSGLDPEVGYGDGQGFVQGIDLGFYPAPKTYMVGFNLKF